A region from the Acipenser ruthenus chromosome 13, fAciRut3.2 maternal haplotype, whole genome shotgun sequence genome encodes:
- the LOC117418123 gene encoding kinesin-like protein KIF20B isoform X4 translates to MMETCLNGKPDRTEPMSVEDLRKDLLEEFSSVSSTSVLSQDSSQEKEHLQVYLRIRPFRQSEIDTDESQECVETENSNSVILKAPRHTLTCKLSDKSLPQVAQRFHFSHVYGPETTQEEIFNGTVRSMVKDFLDGANSLVFTYGVSNAGKTFTFLGPGNDMGILPRSLNMLFKSIDDKLYENMDLKPQRCREHIGLTKEQQSEEIANKNAILRLIKEVDSQNYLNSSNKSSSRSEGSSIDVLGDFEEQLDSSERFSLSVGTNIKFSLWVSFCEIYNENIFDLLDPVSNCALKRNTLRLAQDVKGNTFVKDLKWVQVSSPEEAYTILKLGKKHQTISCTKLNNLSSRSHSIFSIRILQIEDIGVPRVLKVNEFSLCDLAGSERCAKTQNKGDRLKESGNINTSLMTLGKCINALRHNQQSKLQQHVPFRESKLTQYFKDFFCGRGKACMIVNINQCASMFDETLNVLKFSAVAQKVVVLNTVKPLPFIPKKSAREVSFLIDNADRKKYRRSRKSSFVNWDMSLQDVPETSDGVDEEESSEEENMEETIQNEEGSSEEENMEETIHNEGEGDDDEITVDKESYKKMLAQITELQNKLVQEKTDKLIVESKIREEVFQEFMQLFEQRECDFSERLEKEREIIEERAEERLDILKNLLVKQRGGPEKEPNNCESKEETETILEGMMGSMQDDLADIKKQAEAAQTCLVTLPETQDIATLQTQLATVSEKLAETQKELWMKAKEVEALIGNQIQAPNDHLEEAKKEIEAQNEKLQHLMEICHEKDEAISNLQDVLDRWEESAKSSEKTVQTIKGEILNFKMKCTCMSENDAQLEKDQLIQTGSRKRVRDQQDPVGQPPLKKGPLKEECLCSTVTRQEHRIEGLIKDLSTKEAEVMELKEKVHTLEQQLDSVREFLQTERNVKQGLCEQINKVKEEPSSSKMNFSEVNDNIKQQASSYETVMSDLQAQRDANKKQTNEVEQFEKEIELLRKEAVEKAEQIQMLQEKNEQLCGMEEVAKVNAADLQSTKDLLVKIEQESQEKSAKMEALQNQLAVLGLELENTRTAAKRDGSHFHATIVALRKECEQIVKVSSEKSQQIQELEQQPESLNLQVTDQEEQLRQKLHELTVTCNELKEKEALFNQLKAKLEETILNFESERLDANDTKKRNSELEKETISLKGTIKQLEDLLQTSKVDADKVAKMEEQLAEKDSLMASLQNSLKEAQVKLEDAVSQYSLQETKLQDGVQQRKIDIKLASEALAKKEAEQEKSLQTLLKLKNENVESAIKIKSLSLALQRKDEDTSDLREKLADAKKQILQVQKEEMSNCTKTEEILQLYQAACKDLKAKEQIIEDMRLALTEQEETQEEQEKVLEAKVKETECLAAELEDWKQKCFLHEKDNNQNLKTECRNTESENARKQTDNLQETLKQSEEKHQADRRKWLDKKMLLIRQAKEAEDRRNQEIKKFLEDRERHIKLQTEVESQTKQLSEKEDQLQKWKQERDELVAALEVQLKNMFASNLQKDQELKKLQEAASARPHEVNKDELQLTLARKEAEIAELEYVSNMADSKVKHQAAVTASEDISMENKLEAKSTGMVNTELVQQLQDEHGKLTSSIKTVCDGPKTKIAALPRSSSAITLHKEENEVVLNQSVLDSSEVSTESGTTSRFPKSELDIQFTPLRPNKMTVTRQGGDSSVTVKITRTAKKRKSNAMEKTMLSGCWKNKSKLKATSPSISQVSPAAQAKRQSPLRQQTSCSSLRSVSKKDGALQKIGDFFQSSPTLLHSKAKKLIGSLSIAKSPETDVCKGTEYKPRKSKRKLYKTEISSPLDIPSHPIVGLDQDEKESDHLIIKRRLRTRTAKR, encoded by the exons AT GATGGAGACATGTCTAAATGGAAAGCCTGACCGAACAGAACCCATGAGTGTGGAGGACTTGAGAAAAGATCTTCTTGAAGAATTTTCTTCTGTGTCTTCAACTTCTGTGTTGTCACAG gatagtTCACAGGAAAAGGAACATCTGCAAGTTTACCTTCGCATAAGACCTTTTAGGCAATCTGAAATAGATACAGATGAATCACAG GAATGTGTTGAAACTGAGAACTCAAACAGTGTGATCCTAAAAGCTCCAAGACACACCTTAACATGTAAACTCAGTGATAAATCCCTACCGCAGGTGGCTCAACGCTTTCATTTTTCACAT GTTTATGGTCCTGAAACCACACAGGAGGAGATCTTTAACGGCACTGTCAGATCTATGGTTAAAGACTTTCTTGATGGGGCGAATTCTCTGGTTTTTACATATGGAGTGTCCAATGCTGGGAAAACCTTCACTTTTTTAG GCCCTGGAAATGACATGGGGATTCTTCCAAGGTCTTTGAatatgctgtttaaaagtattgaCGACAAACTTTATGAGAATATGGATCTGAAACCACAAAGGTGTAGAGAACACATAGGGCTCACCAAAGAACAGCAATCGGAAGAAATTGCCAATAAAAATGCTATTCTTCGCTTAATAAAAGAG gtgGATTCACAAAACTATCTAAATTCAAGCAACAAGTCTTCGTCCAGATCAGAAG GTTCCTCCATCGATGTTCTTGGAGACTTTGAagaacagcttgattcttcagaACGGTTTAGTTTAAGTGTTGGCACTAATATAAAATTTTCACTCTGGGTGTCTTTCTGTGAAATTTATAATGAGAATATTTTTGATTTACTCGACCCGGTGTCAAACTGCGCACTGAAGAGAAATACACTTAGACTTGCACAGGATGTCAAAGGCAACACCTTTGTAAAAG ATCTGAAGTGGGTTCAAGTGTCTAGCCCGGAAGAAGCGTATACAATTCTGAAGCTTGGGAAGAAACATCAAACGATTTCCTGCACCAAGCTCAACAACCTTTCAAGCAGGAG TCATAGTATTTTCAGTATTCGGATTTTACAGATTGAAGACATTGGAGTACCtcgtgtgctgaaagtcaatga gttCTCATTGTGCGATCTTGCTGGATCAGAGAGATGTGCCAAGACTCAGAATAAGGGAGATCGCTTAAAAGAATCTGGAAACATCAATACCTCATTGATGACTCTGGGAAAATGTATCAATGCTTTGAGACACAACCAGCAGTCAAA GCTGCAACAACATGTACCTTTTAGAGAAAGCAAGCTGACACAGTACTTTAAAGATTTCTTTTGCGGCAGAGGAAAAGCTTGTATGATTGTGAACATTAACCAGTGTGCCTCCATGTTTGATGAGACCCTTAATGTGTTAAAGTTCTCAGCAGTTGCTCAGAAG GTGGTGGTTCtcaatacagtaaaacctcttCCATTTATTCCCAAGAAATCGGCTAGGGAGGTGTCCTTTCTTATTGATAATGCAGACAGAAAGAAATACCGGCGGTCTAGAAAAAGCTCCTTTGTTAACTGGGATATGAGTTTGCAAGACGTGCCAGAAACCAGTGATGGTGTCGATGAGGAGGAAAGTTCTGAAGAGGAAAATATGGAAGAGACTATTCAGAATGAGGAGGGAAGTTCTGAAGAGGAAAATATGGAAGAGACCATTCACAATGAGGGTGAAGGTGATGATGATGAAATCACAGTTGACAAGGAATCATACAAG aAAATGCTTGCACAAATAACAGAACTGCAGAACAAGTTAGTTCAAGAAAAAACGGACAAACTAATTGTGGAAAGCAAGATTCGAGAAGAAGTTTTCCAGGAATTCATGCAGCTGTTCGAACAAAGGGAATGTGATTTCAG TGAACGTctcgagaaagaaagagagatcaTTGAGGAGAGAGCTGAAGAGCGacttgatattttaaagaatctGCTGGTCAAACAACGTGGTGGTCCCGAAAAAGAACCAAATAATTGCGAATCAAAG GAGGAGACCGAGACTATTCTGGAGGGGATGATGGGGTCCATGCAAGATGACCTTGCTGATATAAAAAAGCAAGCAGAAGCAGCACAAACGTGTCTTGTAACCTTGCCTGAAACCCAAGATATTGCCACTCTTCAGACCCAGCTTGCCACAGTTTCTGAAAAACTAGCCGAAACACAGAAAGAGCTTTGGATGAAAGCAAAAG AAGTAGAAGCCTTAATTGGTAATCAAATACAAGCGCCTAATGACCATCTGGAAGAAGCAAAAAAG gaaaTTGAAGCGCAGAATGAGAAATTACAGCATCTTATGGAGATATGTCATGAAAAAGATGAAGCCATAAGTAATCTACAAGATGTGTTGGACCGCTGGGAGGAGTCTGCTAAAAGCTCT GAGAAGACTGTACAAACTATTAAAGGAGAAATCTTGaacttcaaaatgaaatgtacatGCATGAGTGAAAATGACGCACAGTTGGAAAAGGATCAACTTATTCAGACTGGGAGCAGAAAGCGAGTTCGTGATCAACAGGACCCTGTGGGACAGCCTCCTCTAAAGAAAG gACCACTTAAAGAGGAATGTCTTTGCTCCACTGTAACCCGCCAGGAGCACAGAATTGAAGGCTTAATAAAGGACCTCTCAACAAAAGAGGCAGAGGTGATGGAATTAAAGGAGAAAGTACATACACTGGAGCAACAGTTGGATTCAGTTAGAGAGTTCCTCCAAACTGAGAGAAATGTAAAACAGGGGCTATGTGAGCAGATTAATAAAGTAAAAGAGGAACCGTCTTCCTCTAAAATGAACTTTAGTGAGGTAAATGACAATATTAAGCAGCAGGCTAGTTCTTATGAAACTGTAATGTCTGATCTGCAAGCACAGAGAGATGCAAACAAAAAGCAGACCAACGAAGTAGAGCAGTTTGAAAAAGAGATAGAACTCCTCAGAAAAGAGGCAGTGGAAAAGGCAGAACAAATCCAAATGCTGCAGGAAAAAAATGAGCAGCTCTGTGGCATGGAAGAGGTGGCAAAGGTTAATGCTGCAGATTTACAAAGCACAAAGGATTTATTGGTGAAAATTGAACAGGAGTCCCAGGAGAAATCCGCAAAGATGGAGGCATTACAAAACCAGCTGGCAGTCCTTGGTCTGGAACTAGAAAATACCAGAACAGCAGCGAAGAGAGACGGCAGCCATTTCCATGCCACAATCGTAGCTCTGCGCAAAGAGTGTGAGCAGATAGTAAAGGTGTCTTCTGAAAAGAGCCAGCAGATACAAGAGCTGGAGCAACAACCCGAAAGCTTAAACCTGCAGGTTACTGATCAAGAGGAGCAGCTGAGACAAAAGTTGCATGAATTAACTGTAACCTGCAATGAACTCAAGGAAAAAGAGGCTCTCTTTAACCAGCTAAAAGCCAAATTAGAAGAAACTATTTTGAATTTTGAGTCTGAAAGGCTGGATGCCAATGACACTAAAAAAAGGAATTCTGAGCTTGAAAAGGAGACCATTTCTCTAAAAGGAACAATAAAGCAACTGGAGGACCTCCTACAGACCTCAAAAGTCGATGCTGATAAAGTAGCAAAGATGGAGGAACAACTTGCAGAGAAAGACTCCTTGATGGCTTCTTTGCAAAATAGTTTGAAAGAAGCACAAGTCAAACTTGAGGATGCGGTCTCACAATACAGTCTTCAAGAAACCAAACTGCAAGATGGAGTTCAGCAAAGAAAAATAGACATCAAGTTGGCCAGTGAGGCTCTCGCTAAAAAGGAAGCGGAGCAGGAGAAGAGCTTGCAGACATTATTAAA attaaagaATGAGAATGTTGAAAGTGCTATAAAAATCAAGAGTCTGAGCCTTGCTCTACAGAGGAAAGATGAGGATACCTCGGACTTGAGAGAGAAGCTGGCTGATGCCAAGAAACAAATACTACAAGTGCAAAAGGAG GAGATGTCCAACTGTACAAAGACAGAGGAAATACTACAGTTGTATCAGGCAGCTTGCAAAG aTCTGAAAGCAAAAGAACAAATTATTGAAGACATGAGACTGGCTCTCACTGAGCAAGAAGAGACACAGGAAGAGCAAGAAAAAGTTCTTGAAGCTAAAGTTAAAGAGACTGAATGTTTAGCTGCAG AACTTGAAGACTGGAAACAGAAATGCTTCCTTCATGAGAAGGATAACAATCAAAACCTAAAAACTGAATGCAGGAACACCGAATCAGAGAATGCAAGAAAACAAACCGATAACTTGCAAGAAACCTTGAAG caaTCTGAAGAGAAGCACCAAGCTGACAGAAGAAAGTGGCTGGATAAGAAAATGTTGTTAATTAGACAAGCAAAGGAAGCAGAGGATCGACGAAaccaagaaataaagaaatttcTGGAAGACCGTGAGCGGCATATCAAATTGCAGACTGAAGTG gAGAGTCAAACTAAACAGCTGTCTGAAAAGGAAGATCAGCTGCAGAAGTGGAAGCAGGAGAGGGATGAATTGGTGGCAGCTCTTGAAGTCCAACTTAAAAATATGTTTGCTAGTAATCTGCAGAAAGACCAGGAGCTGAAGAAGCTGCAAGAAGCAGCAAGTGCTCGGCCACATGAG GTCAATAAAGATGAACTTCAACTCACACTTGCGAGGAAAGAGGCAGAGATTGCTGAGCTAGAGTATGTATCTAACATGGCAGATTCCAAGGTGAAACACCAAGCTGCAGTCACAGCAAGTGAAGATATTTCCATGGAGAATAAG CTGGAAGCCAAAAGCACAGGAATGGTCAATACTGAGCTTGTTCAGCAATTGCAAGATGAACATGGCAAACTGACAAGCAGTATAAAGACTGTTTGTGATGGGCCCAAGACTAAGATTGCTGCCTTACCAAGGAGTTCTTCAGCAATTACTCTTCATAAAGAAGAAAATGAG GTTGTTCTCAACCAATCAGTACTAGACTCCTCCGAGGTTTCCACAGAAAGTGGAACAACTAGCAGGTTCCCAAAATCGGAGCTTGACATACAGTTCACACCCCTTCGGCCTAATAAAATGACTGTTACGAGGCAAGGTGGGGATTCGTCTGTTACTGTCAAAATAACCAGAACGGCAAAAAAAAGGAAGAGTAATGCAATGGAAAAG ACAATGCTTTCAGGTTGCTGGAAAAACAAATCTAAACTGAAAGCCACATCTCCAAGCATTTCTCAG gtaTCACCAGCTGCACAAGCTAAAAGACAATCCCCTTTAAGACAACAAACCTCTTGCTCAAGTTTAAGGTCTGTCAGCAAAAAAGATGGAGCTCTTCAGAAAATTGGAGATTTCTTTCAGAGCTCTCCTACACTGTTGCACAGTAAAG ctaaaaaaCTAATTGGATCACTGAGCATAGCTAAATCTCCAGAAACTGATGTTTGCAAAGGAACTGAGTATAAACCCAGAAAGTCAAAAAGAAAgctgtacaaaacagaaatatcttcCCCCTTGGACATTCCTTCACATCCa ATTGTTGGACTGGATCAAGATGAGAAAGAAAGTGATCATCTTATTATTAAAAGAAGATTACGAACAAGAACAGCAAAGAGATGA
- the LOC117418123 gene encoding kinesin-like protein KIF20B isoform X1 translates to MMETCLNGKPDRTEPMSVEDLRKDLLEEFSSVSSTSVLSQDSSQEKEHLQVYLRIRPFRQSEIDTDESQECVETENSNSVILKAPRHTLTCKLSDKSLPQVAQRFHFSHVYGPETTQEEIFNGTVRSMVKDFLDGANSLVFTYGVSNAGKTFTFLGPGNDMGILPRSLNMLFKSIDDKLYENMDLKPQRCREHIGLTKEQQSEEIANKNAILRLIKEVDSQNYLNSSNKSSSRSEGSSIDVLGDFEEQLDSSERFSLSVGTNIKFSLWVSFCEIYNENIFDLLDPVSNCALKRNTLRLAQDVKGNTFVKDLKWVQVSSPEEAYTILKLGKKHQTISCTKLNNLSSRSHSIFSIRILQIEDIGVPRVLKVNEFSLCDLAGSERCAKTQNKGDRLKESGNINTSLMTLGKCINALRHNQQSKLQQHVPFRESKLTQYFKDFFCGRGKACMIVNINQCASMFDETLNVLKFSAVAQKVVVLNTVKPLPFIPKKSAREVSFLIDNADRKKYRRSRKSSFVNWDMSLQDVPETSDGVDEEESSEEENMEETIQNEEGSSEEENMEETIHNEGEGDDDEITVDKESYKKMLAQITELQNKLVQEKTDKLIVESKIREEVFQEFMQLFEQRECDFSERLEKEREIIEERAEERLDILKNLLVKQRGGPEKEPNNCESKEETETILEGMMGSMQDDLADIKKQAEAAQTCLVTLPETQDIATLQTQLATVSEKLAETQKELWMKAKEVEALIGNQIQAPNDHLEEAKKEIEAQNEKLQHLMEICHEKDEAISNLQDVLDRWEESAKSSEKTVQTIKGEILNFKMKCTCMSENDAQLEKDQLIQTGSRKRVRDQQDPVGQPPLKKGPLKEECLCSTVTRQEHRIEGLIKDLSTKEAEVMELKEKVHTLEQQLDSVREFLQTERNVKQGLCEQINKVKEEPSSSKMNFSEVNDNIKQQASSYETVMSDLQAQRDANKKQTNEVEQFEKEIELLRKEAVEKAEQIQMLQEKNEQLCGMEEVAKVNAADLQSTKDLLVKIEQESQEKSAKMEALQNQLAVLGLELENTRTAAKRDGSHFHATIVALRKECEQIVKVSSEKSQQIQELEQQPESLNLQVTDQEEQLRQKLHELTVTCNELKEKEALFNQLKAKLEETILNFESERLDANDTKKRNSELEKETISLKGTIKQLEDLLQTSKVDADKVAKMEEQLAEKDSLMASLQNSLKEAQVKLEDAVSQYSLQETKLQDGVQQRKIDIKLASEALAKKEAEQEKSLQTLLKLKNENVESAIKIKSLSLALQRKDEDTSDLREKLADAKKQILQVQKEISSMRENEKSLGLKLNESDRVKNQLTRDLASRDRTILQLKNEMSNCTKTEEILQLYQAACKDLKAKEQIIEDMRLALTEQEETQEEQEKVLEAKVKETECLAAELEDWKQKCFLHEKDNNQNLKTECRNTESENARKQTDNLQETLKQSEEKHQADRRKWLDKKMLLIRQAKEAEDRRNQEIKKFLEDRERHIKLQTEVESQTKQLSEKEDQLQKWKQERDELVAALEVQLKNMFASNLQKDQELKKLQEAASARPHEVNKDELQLTLARKEAEIAELEYVSNMADSKVKHQAAVTASEDISMENKLEAKSTGMVNTELVQQLQDEHGKLTSSIKTVCDGPKTKIAALPRSSSAITLHKEENEVVLNQSVLDSSEVSTESGTTSRFPKSELDIQFTPLRPNKMTVTRQGGDSSVTVKITRTAKKRKSNAMEKTMLSGCWKNKSKLKATSPSISQVSPAAQAKRQSPLRQQTSCSSLRSVSKKDGALQKIGDFFQSSPTLLHSKAKKLIGSLSIAKSPETDVCKGTEYKPRKSKRKLYKTEISSPLDIPSHPIVGLDQDEKESDHLIIKRRLRTRTAKR, encoded by the exons AT GATGGAGACATGTCTAAATGGAAAGCCTGACCGAACAGAACCCATGAGTGTGGAGGACTTGAGAAAAGATCTTCTTGAAGAATTTTCTTCTGTGTCTTCAACTTCTGTGTTGTCACAG gatagtTCACAGGAAAAGGAACATCTGCAAGTTTACCTTCGCATAAGACCTTTTAGGCAATCTGAAATAGATACAGATGAATCACAG GAATGTGTTGAAACTGAGAACTCAAACAGTGTGATCCTAAAAGCTCCAAGACACACCTTAACATGTAAACTCAGTGATAAATCCCTACCGCAGGTGGCTCAACGCTTTCATTTTTCACAT GTTTATGGTCCTGAAACCACACAGGAGGAGATCTTTAACGGCACTGTCAGATCTATGGTTAAAGACTTTCTTGATGGGGCGAATTCTCTGGTTTTTACATATGGAGTGTCCAATGCTGGGAAAACCTTCACTTTTTTAG GCCCTGGAAATGACATGGGGATTCTTCCAAGGTCTTTGAatatgctgtttaaaagtattgaCGACAAACTTTATGAGAATATGGATCTGAAACCACAAAGGTGTAGAGAACACATAGGGCTCACCAAAGAACAGCAATCGGAAGAAATTGCCAATAAAAATGCTATTCTTCGCTTAATAAAAGAG gtgGATTCACAAAACTATCTAAATTCAAGCAACAAGTCTTCGTCCAGATCAGAAG GTTCCTCCATCGATGTTCTTGGAGACTTTGAagaacagcttgattcttcagaACGGTTTAGTTTAAGTGTTGGCACTAATATAAAATTTTCACTCTGGGTGTCTTTCTGTGAAATTTATAATGAGAATATTTTTGATTTACTCGACCCGGTGTCAAACTGCGCACTGAAGAGAAATACACTTAGACTTGCACAGGATGTCAAAGGCAACACCTTTGTAAAAG ATCTGAAGTGGGTTCAAGTGTCTAGCCCGGAAGAAGCGTATACAATTCTGAAGCTTGGGAAGAAACATCAAACGATTTCCTGCACCAAGCTCAACAACCTTTCAAGCAGGAG TCATAGTATTTTCAGTATTCGGATTTTACAGATTGAAGACATTGGAGTACCtcgtgtgctgaaagtcaatga gttCTCATTGTGCGATCTTGCTGGATCAGAGAGATGTGCCAAGACTCAGAATAAGGGAGATCGCTTAAAAGAATCTGGAAACATCAATACCTCATTGATGACTCTGGGAAAATGTATCAATGCTTTGAGACACAACCAGCAGTCAAA GCTGCAACAACATGTACCTTTTAGAGAAAGCAAGCTGACACAGTACTTTAAAGATTTCTTTTGCGGCAGAGGAAAAGCTTGTATGATTGTGAACATTAACCAGTGTGCCTCCATGTTTGATGAGACCCTTAATGTGTTAAAGTTCTCAGCAGTTGCTCAGAAG GTGGTGGTTCtcaatacagtaaaacctcttCCATTTATTCCCAAGAAATCGGCTAGGGAGGTGTCCTTTCTTATTGATAATGCAGACAGAAAGAAATACCGGCGGTCTAGAAAAAGCTCCTTTGTTAACTGGGATATGAGTTTGCAAGACGTGCCAGAAACCAGTGATGGTGTCGATGAGGAGGAAAGTTCTGAAGAGGAAAATATGGAAGAGACTATTCAGAATGAGGAGGGAAGTTCTGAAGAGGAAAATATGGAAGAGACCATTCACAATGAGGGTGAAGGTGATGATGATGAAATCACAGTTGACAAGGAATCATACAAG aAAATGCTTGCACAAATAACAGAACTGCAGAACAAGTTAGTTCAAGAAAAAACGGACAAACTAATTGTGGAAAGCAAGATTCGAGAAGAAGTTTTCCAGGAATTCATGCAGCTGTTCGAACAAAGGGAATGTGATTTCAG TGAACGTctcgagaaagaaagagagatcaTTGAGGAGAGAGCTGAAGAGCGacttgatattttaaagaatctGCTGGTCAAACAACGTGGTGGTCCCGAAAAAGAACCAAATAATTGCGAATCAAAG GAGGAGACCGAGACTATTCTGGAGGGGATGATGGGGTCCATGCAAGATGACCTTGCTGATATAAAAAAGCAAGCAGAAGCAGCACAAACGTGTCTTGTAACCTTGCCTGAAACCCAAGATATTGCCACTCTTCAGACCCAGCTTGCCACAGTTTCTGAAAAACTAGCCGAAACACAGAAAGAGCTTTGGATGAAAGCAAAAG AAGTAGAAGCCTTAATTGGTAATCAAATACAAGCGCCTAATGACCATCTGGAAGAAGCAAAAAAG gaaaTTGAAGCGCAGAATGAGAAATTACAGCATCTTATGGAGATATGTCATGAAAAAGATGAAGCCATAAGTAATCTACAAGATGTGTTGGACCGCTGGGAGGAGTCTGCTAAAAGCTCT GAGAAGACTGTACAAACTATTAAAGGAGAAATCTTGaacttcaaaatgaaatgtacatGCATGAGTGAAAATGACGCACAGTTGGAAAAGGATCAACTTATTCAGACTGGGAGCAGAAAGCGAGTTCGTGATCAACAGGACCCTGTGGGACAGCCTCCTCTAAAGAAAG gACCACTTAAAGAGGAATGTCTTTGCTCCACTGTAACCCGCCAGGAGCACAGAATTGAAGGCTTAATAAAGGACCTCTCAACAAAAGAGGCAGAGGTGATGGAATTAAAGGAGAAAGTACATACACTGGAGCAACAGTTGGATTCAGTTAGAGAGTTCCTCCAAACTGAGAGAAATGTAAAACAGGGGCTATGTGAGCAGATTAATAAAGTAAAAGAGGAACCGTCTTCCTCTAAAATGAACTTTAGTGAGGTAAATGACAATATTAAGCAGCAGGCTAGTTCTTATGAAACTGTAATGTCTGATCTGCAAGCACAGAGAGATGCAAACAAAAAGCAGACCAACGAAGTAGAGCAGTTTGAAAAAGAGATAGAACTCCTCAGAAAAGAGGCAGTGGAAAAGGCAGAACAAATCCAAATGCTGCAGGAAAAAAATGAGCAGCTCTGTGGCATGGAAGAGGTGGCAAAGGTTAATGCTGCAGATTTACAAAGCACAAAGGATTTATTGGTGAAAATTGAACAGGAGTCCCAGGAGAAATCCGCAAAGATGGAGGCATTACAAAACCAGCTGGCAGTCCTTGGTCTGGAACTAGAAAATACCAGAACAGCAGCGAAGAGAGACGGCAGCCATTTCCATGCCACAATCGTAGCTCTGCGCAAAGAGTGTGAGCAGATAGTAAAGGTGTCTTCTGAAAAGAGCCAGCAGATACAAGAGCTGGAGCAACAACCCGAAAGCTTAAACCTGCAGGTTACTGATCAAGAGGAGCAGCTGAGACAAAAGTTGCATGAATTAACTGTAACCTGCAATGAACTCAAGGAAAAAGAGGCTCTCTTTAACCAGCTAAAAGCCAAATTAGAAGAAACTATTTTGAATTTTGAGTCTGAAAGGCTGGATGCCAATGACACTAAAAAAAGGAATTCTGAGCTTGAAAAGGAGACCATTTCTCTAAAAGGAACAATAAAGCAACTGGAGGACCTCCTACAGACCTCAAAAGTCGATGCTGATAAAGTAGCAAAGATGGAGGAACAACTTGCAGAGAAAGACTCCTTGATGGCTTCTTTGCAAAATAGTTTGAAAGAAGCACAAGTCAAACTTGAGGATGCGGTCTCACAATACAGTCTTCAAGAAACCAAACTGCAAGATGGAGTTCAGCAAAGAAAAATAGACATCAAGTTGGCCAGTGAGGCTCTCGCTAAAAAGGAAGCGGAGCAGGAGAAGAGCTTGCAGACATTATTAAA attaaagaATGAGAATGTTGAAAGTGCTATAAAAATCAAGAGTCTGAGCCTTGCTCTACAGAGGAAAGATGAGGATACCTCGGACTTGAGAGAGAAGCTGGCTGATGCCAAGAAACAAATACTACAAGTGCAAAAGGAG ATTTCATCAATGCGTGAAAATGAGAAATCCTTGGGACTAAAGCTTAATGAGTCTGACAGGGTTAAGAATCAATTAACTAGGGACCTTGCTAGCAGAGACCGAACAATCCTCCAATTGAAGAAT GAGATGTCCAACTGTACAAAGACAGAGGAAATACTACAGTTGTATCAGGCAGCTTGCAAAG aTCTGAAAGCAAAAGAACAAATTATTGAAGACATGAGACTGGCTCTCACTGAGCAAGAAGAGACACAGGAAGAGCAAGAAAAAGTTCTTGAAGCTAAAGTTAAAGAGACTGAATGTTTAGCTGCAG AACTTGAAGACTGGAAACAGAAATGCTTCCTTCATGAGAAGGATAACAATCAAAACCTAAAAACTGAATGCAGGAACACCGAATCAGAGAATGCAAGAAAACAAACCGATAACTTGCAAGAAACCTTGAAG caaTCTGAAGAGAAGCACCAAGCTGACAGAAGAAAGTGGCTGGATAAGAAAATGTTGTTAATTAGACAAGCAAAGGAAGCAGAGGATCGACGAAaccaagaaataaagaaatttcTGGAAGACCGTGAGCGGCATATCAAATTGCAGACTGAAGTG gAGAGTCAAACTAAACAGCTGTCTGAAAAGGAAGATCAGCTGCAGAAGTGGAAGCAGGAGAGGGATGAATTGGTGGCAGCTCTTGAAGTCCAACTTAAAAATATGTTTGCTAGTAATCTGCAGAAAGACCAGGAGCTGAAGAAGCTGCAAGAAGCAGCAAGTGCTCGGCCACATGAG GTCAATAAAGATGAACTTCAACTCACACTTGCGAGGAAAGAGGCAGAGATTGCTGAGCTAGAGTATGTATCTAACATGGCAGATTCCAAGGTGAAACACCAAGCTGCAGTCACAGCAAGTGAAGATATTTCCATGGAGAATAAG CTGGAAGCCAAAAGCACAGGAATGGTCAATACTGAGCTTGTTCAGCAATTGCAAGATGAACATGGCAAACTGACAAGCAGTATAAAGACTGTTTGTGATGGGCCCAAGACTAAGATTGCTGCCTTACCAAGGAGTTCTTCAGCAATTACTCTTCATAAAGAAGAAAATGAG GTTGTTCTCAACCAATCAGTACTAGACTCCTCCGAGGTTTCCACAGAAAGTGGAACAACTAGCAGGTTCCCAAAATCGGAGCTTGACATACAGTTCACACCCCTTCGGCCTAATAAAATGACTGTTACGAGGCAAGGTGGGGATTCGTCTGTTACTGTCAAAATAACCAGAACGGCAAAAAAAAGGAAGAGTAATGCAATGGAAAAG ACAATGCTTTCAGGTTGCTGGAAAAACAAATCTAAACTGAAAGCCACATCTCCAAGCATTTCTCAG gtaTCACCAGCTGCACAAGCTAAAAGACAATCCCCTTTAAGACAACAAACCTCTTGCTCAAGTTTAAGGTCTGTCAGCAAAAAAGATGGAGCTCTTCAGAAAATTGGAGATTTCTTTCAGAGCTCTCCTACACTGTTGCACAGTAAAG ctaaaaaaCTAATTGGATCACTGAGCATAGCTAAATCTCCAGAAACTGATGTTTGCAAAGGAACTGAGTATAAACCCAGAAAGTCAAAAAGAAAgctgtacaaaacagaaatatcttcCCCCTTGGACATTCCTTCACATCCa ATTGTTGGACTGGATCAAGATGAGAAAGAAAGTGATCATCTTATTATTAAAAGAAGATTACGAACAAGAACAGCAAAGAGATGA